A genomic segment from Nitrospira sp. encodes:
- a CDS encoding putative TonB-dependent Outer membrane receptor, whose amino-acid sequence MVLAMSALCLLEFDRSSAQTQPAPEGSASSDSLGEPQLRDPSAQPQSPPISELELLKEEASLVLKEESASIARGMYPGKPQPISQAPSNIYVITDEDIRHSGAIDLPTILRRIPGIDVMQVTGADFNVAIRGDNQLRANKLLVLVDGRSIYLDFQGEVLWKNIPITLLEIKRIEVLKGPAAALYGFNAFDGVINIITKSAQEAKGATLQFGGGEYGTISSAAMVAGVQGKFGYRLSAGHNQTNSWNNRDSLAFRNNLMNGQLEYALTNDSRLFLQGGLTDSNRYYGPVVDNVFTNQRPSQRYVNLVYDRPNFFIRVYWTGTNQPATIASNPLVSRFFSVFDRNGSSNVSQDENSYNVEMQHAVAITSSNRMTYGINYRHNTAQSNFLDGFMREDRLGFYLQDEWQLTQSLTAVAGLRYDLDTFINPTISPRGSLLWTPSENHSFRAGVSVGYRPPTIFETRTFNFGQVNVPLPFPPGVTIPIRTTLAGNGNLKPEEIVSYDVGYQGWYWKHRLRLRADLFFNHISNLIGIASLGPGTNQNSFFNGGSPGTLGTQVGTAPFTVGAGGGTADIYGGEAGIEAQLTTWLSGFANYTYQEIGQSYSPTNRAARGAPRFKANAGARAEFDNGLNGEVLVNYVGSAVYPIDPTFIAFSGPPFNGAPPPSTRVGSYVLVNLRGAYKLWHERASGREAEVAVTVFNALNDKHKEHPLGETIGSRVMGWLTIRY is encoded by the coding sequence ATGGTGTTGGCGATGAGCGCGCTGTGCTTGTTGGAGTTCGATCGTTCCTCGGCTCAAACTCAACCGGCGCCTGAAGGTTCCGCGTCAAGCGACAGCCTCGGTGAGCCTCAACTACGTGATCCTTCAGCCCAACCGCAAAGCCCACCCATATCCGAACTGGAACTGCTCAAGGAGGAAGCGAGTTTGGTCTTAAAGGAGGAAAGTGCCTCTATTGCTCGCGGGATGTATCCCGGCAAACCGCAGCCGATCTCTCAGGCCCCATCCAACATCTATGTGATCACAGATGAAGATATCAGACATTCCGGCGCCATAGATCTGCCGACCATCCTTCGTCGTATTCCTGGAATTGATGTCATGCAAGTGACAGGAGCTGACTTCAACGTGGCCATACGCGGCGACAACCAATTGCGCGCGAACAAGCTGCTGGTGTTAGTCGACGGACGGTCAATTTATCTCGACTTTCAAGGCGAGGTGCTGTGGAAGAACATTCCCATCACTCTACTCGAGATCAAGCGGATCGAGGTCCTTAAAGGTCCGGCTGCAGCTCTCTATGGCTTTAATGCCTTCGATGGCGTCATCAACATCATTACGAAGTCGGCCCAAGAAGCCAAGGGCGCGACCTTACAATTCGGCGGTGGAGAGTACGGGACTATCTCAAGTGCAGCCATGGTTGCAGGTGTGCAAGGCAAATTTGGTTACCGACTTTCCGCCGGACACAACCAGACGAATAGCTGGAACAATCGAGATTCGCTTGCGTTCCGCAACAATCTGATGAACGGACAGTTGGAATACGCCTTGACCAACGATTCAAGGTTATTCCTCCAAGGAGGATTGACCGATTCGAACCGGTATTATGGTCCCGTCGTGGACAATGTGTTTACGAATCAACGACCCAGTCAACGCTATGTGAATCTGGTCTACGACAGGCCAAACTTTTTCATCAGGGTTTATTGGACCGGCACCAACCAACCTGCAACGATAGCCAGCAACCCACTGGTATCAAGGTTCTTTAGTGTCTTTGACCGGAACGGCAGTTCAAACGTGTCCCAGGATGAGAACAGTTACAACGTGGAGATGCAACACGCAGTCGCCATCACATCGTCTAATCGTATGACCTATGGAATTAATTACCGGCACAATACCGCTCAGAGCAATTTCCTGGATGGTTTTATGCGGGAAGACCGCCTAGGATTCTATCTTCAAGACGAATGGCAGCTGACCCAATCGTTGACGGCGGTGGCCGGGCTCCGCTATGACCTCGACACCTTCATCAATCCAACCATCAGCCCGCGCGGCTCTTTGCTATGGACTCCATCGGAGAATCACAGTTTTCGCGCCGGGGTTTCCGTAGGGTATCGGCCGCCTACCATTTTTGAAACTCGAACGTTCAATTTCGGTCAAGTCAATGTTCCTCTGCCGTTTCCTCCCGGTGTCACCATTCCGATTCGTACAACACTAGCGGGTAATGGCAACTTGAAACCTGAAGAAATAGTGTCCTACGACGTCGGTTATCAAGGTTGGTATTGGAAGCATCGCCTTCGTCTGCGTGCCGATCTTTTTTTCAATCACATTTCAAACCTGATCGGCATTGCGAGCCTCGGGCCGGGGACCAATCAAAATTCCTTCTTCAATGGAGGGTCTCCGGGCACGTTGGGAACCCAGGTCGGAACCGCCCCGTTCACGGTCGGAGCTGGCGGAGGGACAGCGGATATTTATGGAGGTGAGGCCGGGATCGAAGCCCAACTAACCACCTGGCTGTCCGGTTTCGCTAATTACACTTATCAAGAAATCGGTCAATCCTATAGCCCGACCAATCGCGCGGCTCGCGGCGCACCACGGTTCAAAGCCAATGCGGGGGCGCGGGCTGAGTTTGACAACGGCCTGAACGGTGAAGTCTTGGTCAACTATGTCGGATCGGCTGTCTATCCCATCGATCCGACTTTTATCGCGTTTTCGGGTCCGCCTTTTAACGGAGCCCCTCCCCCGAGCACGAGAGTCGGAAGCTATGTATTGGTCAACCTCCGGGGTGCATACAAATTATGGCATGAAAGGGCCTCGGGGCGGGAAGCAGAAGTCGCCGTGACGGTGTTTAACGCCTTGAATGATAAACATAAAGAGCACCCTCTCGGCGAAACCATCGGCAGTCGAGTCATGGGATGGTTGACGATCAGATATTGA
- a CDS encoding TOMM biosynthesis dehydrogenase (protein B) — protein sequence MAQELWQEILLPSAEESIWELFHENSKIGEYSQAPSNEEVCARMNDLHESLPFEGYPIVELPSVLNALPVPLDKAIAGRRSVRTFRPQRISLDHLATLLHYGYGISQNNTGTSFPRPFRVVPSGGALYPLEIFFYSASINGLDAGLYHYNSSSHHLRFLREGNAIATISAMIIQPEIAIGASLMFFITAVFERSVFKYSDRGYRFILLEAGHVAQNFNLVGQALGLASVNIGGFLDRRVDDFLGLDGLTHSTIYMLAFGGTPTS from the coding sequence GTGGCACAAGAGTTATGGCAGGAGATTCTGCTTCCTTCGGCCGAGGAATCGATTTGGGAACTCTTTCACGAGAACTCGAAGATCGGAGAATACAGCCAGGCGCCCTCGAACGAGGAAGTCTGCGCACGGATGAACGACCTTCACGAATCCTTGCCGTTCGAAGGATATCCGATCGTCGAGTTACCATCCGTCTTGAACGCGCTGCCGGTACCACTGGATAAGGCGATTGCTGGGCGGCGTTCCGTGCGGACCTTCAGGCCACAGAGGATAAGCCTGGATCATCTCGCGACATTGCTGCATTACGGTTATGGGATCAGCCAGAACAATACAGGTACTTCCTTTCCGCGTCCCTTCCGTGTCGTGCCTTCCGGAGGCGCATTGTATCCCCTGGAAATCTTCTTTTATAGCGCGTCCATCAATGGGCTCGACGCAGGGTTGTATCACTACAATTCCTCGAGCCACCATCTCCGATTTCTCCGTGAAGGAAATGCTATCGCAACGATCTCGGCCATGATTATCCAGCCTGAAATCGCAATCGGTGCCTCACTGATGTTCTTCATTACTGCGGTGTTCGAGCGATCGGTCTTCAAATACAGTGATCGAGGATACCGCTTCATTCTGCTCGAAGCCGGTCATGTCGCCCAAAATTTCAACCTTGTCGGGCAGGCCCTCGGTCTGGCTTCCGTGAACATCGGTGGTTTCTTGGACCGGAGAGTCGATGACTTCCTGGGGCTGGACGGGCTCACACATTCGACGATTTATATGCTGGCATTCGGAGGCACCCCCACTTCTTGA
- a CDS encoding putative TonB-dependent Outer membrane receptor, whose amino-acid sequence MSFELKRSGHPILAALLTASIHSFVQAEPPPERPHQAPPAMSAELELLKEEETVSIASRYEQPISQAPSNVYVITDEDIRQSGAIDLPTILRRVPGIEVMQMTGADFNVSTRGDNQPFANKMLVMVDGRSIYLDVQGTVYWKSIPVTLPEIKRIEVLKGPAAAMYGFNAFDGVINIITKTPEEMKGTTLQFGGGNLGTISSAAVHAGTVGKFGYRLSVGRDQTQQWRNHDALAFRSNKFNVQTDYALSAISKLQVSGGLIETNRFDGQVGEITSNSVRPSFGYANVLYERGALLIRAWWSGYTDDATISPSSQLVNLIRITDRNGSSTNPFFGNTYNVDVQHAADLWAANRLLYGINYRHNSLSSSATDQFSREDRLGLFIQNEWRPTTALSVVAGVRYDLHTQINGTWSPRVAMLYQPIEGHTFHASGSVAYRPPTLFESHQDQRVTTTIPTGLPLPFPPSVSSTVPVTGNPLLDPEQIISYEVGYQGWYWKHRLRVRTNLFFNHISDLIGSRITPSGASEFVNDRGSADIYGGEAGVEILATKWLSGFANYAYEEIGQSFTGTVRRGAPRSKVNAGLRAEWDNGLSGEIVYNHVGAATYPVAQTFTLLANIPTTGVVVPSDRVGSYNLLNMRAGYRVWQQRAAAGYMREAEVAVSVFNALNDQHKEHPLGDLIGRRLMGWVTVKF is encoded by the coding sequence ATGAGTTTTGAATTGAAACGATCGGGCCATCCGATACTAGCCGCGTTGCTCACAGCGAGCATCCATAGTTTCGTCCAGGCGGAGCCGCCGCCTGAGCGCCCCCATCAGGCTCCGCCCGCCATGAGCGCCGAACTGGAACTGCTCAAGGAAGAGGAGACCGTGAGCATCGCGTCGCGCTACGAACAGCCGATCTCGCAGGCGCCGTCCAATGTCTATGTCATCACCGACGAGGACATCCGGCAGTCCGGGGCAATCGATCTGCCCACGATCTTGCGCCGCGTTCCCGGGATTGAAGTCATGCAGATGACCGGTGCCGACTTCAACGTGAGTACGCGGGGAGACAACCAACCCTTCGCGAACAAAATGCTGGTGATGGTCGACGGCCGTTCGATCTATCTCGACGTGCAGGGGACCGTCTATTGGAAATCGATCCCCGTCACGCTCCCGGAAATCAAGCGGATCGAGGTGCTCAAGGGACCGGCCGCCGCCATGTATGGATTCAACGCCTTCGACGGAGTCATCAACATCATCACCAAGACGCCGGAGGAGATGAAGGGCACCACACTTCAATTCGGCGGGGGCAACCTGGGCACGATCAGCAGCGCGGCGGTCCATGCGGGAACCGTCGGCAAATTCGGCTATCGACTTTCCGTCGGACGCGACCAGACTCAGCAATGGCGGAACCACGACGCCTTGGCGTTCCGGTCCAACAAGTTCAACGTACAGACCGACTATGCCCTGTCGGCGATCTCCAAACTGCAGGTCTCCGGAGGGCTGATCGAGACCAATCGGTTCGACGGACAGGTCGGAGAAATCACGAGCAACTCCGTTCGTCCGTCCTTCGGGTACGCCAACGTCCTCTATGAACGGGGCGCGTTGCTGATCCGAGCCTGGTGGTCCGGTTACACCGACGACGCGACGATCAGCCCCAGTTCTCAATTGGTCAACCTAATCCGGATTACCGATCGGAACGGTTCGTCCACCAATCCCTTCTTCGGAAACACCTATAACGTGGACGTGCAACATGCGGCCGATCTCTGGGCCGCAAACCGGTTGCTGTATGGGATCAATTATCGTCACAACTCGCTGTCGAGCAGCGCGACGGACCAATTCAGCCGGGAAGATCGGCTGGGTCTGTTCATCCAGAACGAATGGCGCCCGACAACGGCCCTGAGCGTGGTCGCCGGCGTTCGCTACGACTTGCATACCCAGATCAACGGGACCTGGAGTCCGCGTGTCGCCATGCTGTATCAGCCGATTGAGGGCCATACGTTCCACGCCTCCGGATCTGTCGCCTATCGTCCCCCGACGCTTTTCGAATCCCATCAAGACCAGCGCGTCACCACGACCATCCCCACCGGATTGCCGCTTCCTTTTCCGCCATCGGTGTCTTCGACGGTTCCGGTCACAGGGAATCCCCTGCTCGACCCCGAACAGATCATCTCCTATGAGGTCGGCTATCAAGGGTGGTACTGGAAACATCGCCTCAGGGTCCGCACCAATCTGTTCTTCAACCATATCTCCGATTTGATCGGCAGCCGGATCACGCCCAGCGGGGCTTCCGAATTCGTCAACGACCGAGGATCTGCCGATATCTACGGCGGCGAGGCCGGCGTGGAAATCCTGGCCACGAAGTGGCTGAGCGGATTCGCCAACTATGCCTATGAGGAGATCGGCCAAAGTTTCACTGGGACGGTGCGGAGGGGTGCGCCTCGGTCCAAGGTCAACGCTGGGCTCCGGGCCGAATGGGACAACGGCCTGAGCGGAGAAATCGTATACAACCATGTCGGCGCGGCCACCTACCCGGTCGCGCAGACATTCACGCTCCTCGCCAATATTCCGACCACCGGGGTAGTCGTCCCATCCGACCGCGTCGGCAGCTACAACCTCCTCAACATGCGCGCGGGCTATCGCGTCTGGCAGCAACGAGCCGCGGCCGGCTACATGCGCGAAGCGGAAGTCGCCGTCTCGGTCTTCAACGCGCTGAACGATCAACACAAGGAACATCCGCTCGGGGACCTTATCGGCCGGCGGTTGATGGGATGGGTCACCGTGAAATTCTGA